Proteins encoded in a region of the Populus nigra chromosome 3, ddPopNigr1.1, whole genome shotgun sequence genome:
- the LOC133687986 gene encoding uncharacterized protein LOC133687986 — protein sequence MLLRSTSTPVLRTLVCQSSTSRPVSMCLQRTASEADIKPLYLTRERMFSKRSFMSPVLKEKEEMSVCIEAVEEEEMVCAGGGGGGGICGSGGGGGGSWDSGHQPYESDHESMNLYYQNMIKAYPGDALLLANYAKFLKEVRGDVVKAEEFCEKAILANGRDDGNVLSMYGDLIWNNHKDSNRAQACFDQAVKSSPDDCYVLASYAHFLWDAGEEDDDEEEETKQNEIQCDSLPTYKQIYNLPQGFPPLAAAS from the exons atgcttCTTAGAAGTACTTCTACACCGGTATTAAGGACACTTGTCTGCCAGTCATCAACAAGCCGGCCAGTGTCCATGTGCCTTCAAAGAACAGCATCAGAGGCTGATATTAAGCCACTCTACTTGACCAGAGAGCGAATGTTCTCTAAACGTTCTTTCATGTCACCAGTCcttaaggaaaaagaagaaatgagcGTTTGCATAGAAGCAGTCGAGGAGGAGGAGATGGTCTGTGCagggggtggtggtggtggtggaattTGTggcagtggtggtggtggtggtgggagCTGGGACTCGGGTCATCAGCCTTATGAAAGTGATCATGAGAGCATGAATCTTTATTACCAGAACATGATCAAGGCCTATCCTGGTGATGCTCTTCTTCTTGCAAACTACGCTAAATTCTTGAAAGAG GTACGAGGTGATGTTGTGAAGGCAGAGGAGTTCTGTGAGAAAGCAATTCTGGCAAATGGAAGAGATGATGGGAATGTTTTGTCAATGTACGGAGATCTAATATGGAATAACCACAAGGACAGTAATCGTGCTCAGGCTTGCTTTGATCAAGCTGTCAAGTCCTCTCCCGATGACtg TTATGTGCTTGCTTCTTATGCTCACTTCCTCTGGGATGCtggtgaagaagatgatgatgaagaagaagagaccAAGCAGAATGAAATTCAATGTGATAGTTTGCCAACATATAAACAGATATATAATCTTCCTCAAGGATTCCCTCCTTTGGCTGCTGCTTCTTAA
- the LOC133689029 gene encoding putative L-ascorbate peroxidase 6 isoform X2 → MASLTILSTTKPSSLLSSTSPQEFKFPAKSQRPFSSTVKFRALPFKACAFPSNNNDNGETDDCFSTRRSLFVCISTLPFLFGLHEFLEDLSAKALQSDTNTYMLIKEEVRKVVSKGKAAGVLRLVFHDAGTFEMDGNSGGMNGSIVYELERPENAGLKKSLKILDKAKGEVDAIQQVSWADMIAVAGAEAVSVCGGPTIPVQLGRLDSLEPDTEGKLPRESLDAPGLKQNFKRKGLSTQELVALSGAHTLGSKGFGSPFVFDNSYYKILLEKPWKSSGGMSSMIGLPSDHALVEDDECLRWIKKYADNQNMFFNDFKNAYIKLVNSGARWKSL, encoded by the exons ATGGCTTCTTTAACTATCCTCAGCACCACCAAACCCTCCTCACTTCTCTCCTCCACTTCTCCTCAAGAATTCAAATTTCCCGCCAAATCACAACGACCCTTTTCCTCAACTGTCAAATTTCGGGCCCTGCCCTTCAAAGCCTGCGCTTTTCCCTCCAACAACAATGATAACG GAGAAACAGATGATTGCTTTTCAACTAGAAGGAGTTTATTTGTCTGTATATCAACATTGCCTTTTCTATTTGGTTTGCATGAATTTCTGGAGGATCTTAGCGCTAAAGCATTGCA GTCGGATACAAACACGTATATGCTCATAAAGGAAGAAGTGAGGAAGGTAGTATCCAAAGGCAAGGCTGCTGGTGTACTTCGTCTTGTTTTTCATGATGCAGGAACCTTTGAAATGGATGGGAATTCAG GCGGGATGAATGGATCAATAGTTTATGAACTTGAAAGGCCTGAAAATGCTGGTTTAAAGAAATCACTGAAG ATTCTTGACAAAGCAAAGGGTGAAGTGGATGCAATACAACAAG TATCCTGGGCAGACATGATAGCTGTGGCGGGAGCAGAAGCAGTTTCAGTTTGTGGAGGTCCAACAATACCTGTTCAGTTAGGCAGACTAGATTCACT GGAGCCCGATACTGAAGGCAAACTTCCTCGAGAATCTTTGGATGCACCTGGTTTGAAGCAgaactttaaaagaaaaggcttaTC AACACAGGAACTTGTCGCGTTGTCTGGAGCGCATACTCTTGGAAGTAAAGGATTTGGAAGTCCgtttgtttttgacaattcttACTATAAAATTCTTCTAGAAAAGCCATGGAAATCTTCAG GTGGTATGTCAAGCATGATTGGTCTTCCTTCAGATCATGCTCTTGTTGAGGATGATGAATGTTTAAG ATGGATCAAAAAGTATGCTGACAATCAGAACATGTTCTTCAACGATTTTAAGAACGCATACATCAAACTTGTCAATTCTGGTGCAAGATGGAAAAGCTTGTAA
- the LOC133689638 gene encoding protein WVD2-like 5 isoform X1 gives MDSDNHLLPDGGLEAGHQNGGHQQSPAAGEDGVVSNNLNGSVGNTFKLDDGTTDNLSTGEEEDELKAYVGSNGLPVFKEGEVKVKDADNSENAKSQKGPGKRGTAKPSHLKNASATQVKKGKDGRDAEVQLTVSNGSVAVNSHLKQHLKSKSFNERQGQASKQSGTSDAGPPEGIVEKTKLKPLKKGPVDKAEADTDSTSSPTVEDAKPRKVGALPNYGFSFKCDERAEKRKEFYSKLEEKIHAKEVEKTTLQAKSKETQEAEIKMLRKSLGFKATPMPSFYQEPAPPKVELKKIPTTRAKSPKLGRRKSSSPADTEGNNSQSYRPGRLSLDEKVSSNIPIKGLSPIHPKKPQRKSLPKLPSEKTKLSSADDEKTKLPKASNEENPTLSNQSNEGSSPTQEQEAVSKNEESEFLPGKDETAVKEEAQATLAKDPVALVV, from the exons ATGGATTCTGATAATCATCTTTTGCCTGATGGTGGGCTTGAGGCTGGCCATCAAAATGGTGGTCATCAGCAAAGTCCTGCTGCTGGAGAGGATGGTGttgtttcaaataatttaaatgggAGTGTGGGGAACACTTTTAAGCTTGATGATGGCACTACTGATAATTTATCTACCGGGGAAGAAGAGGATGAATTAAAGGCATACGTGGGAAGCAATGGACTGCCTGTTTTTAAG GAAGGAGAAGTAAAAGTAAAAGATGCTGATAATTCAGAAAATGCTAAATCTCAGAAAGGTCCGGGAAAGAGGGGTACTGCAAAGCCCTCGCACCTGAAAAATGCCTCAGCCACTCAGGTGAAGAAAGGTAAGGATGGAAGAGATGCTGAGGTGCAACTCACTGTTTCAAATGGTTCTGTTGCTGTAAATTCACACTTAAAACAGCATTTGAAAAGTAAATCATTCAACGAGAGGCAGGGTCAGGCATCCAAG CAATCTGGGACGTCTGATGCAGGACCACCTGAAGGCATTGT GGAGAAGACGAAACTGAAACCTTTGAAAAAAGGGCCTGTTGATAAAGCTGAAGCAGATACAGACTCTACTTC AAGTCCCACTGTGGAAGATGCCAAACCTCGCAAGGTGGGTGCACTTCCAAATTATGGTTTCAGCTTTAAGTGTGATGAACGAGCTGAGAAAAGGAAGGAG TTCTATTCAAAGCTCGAGGAAAAGATTCATGCTAAGGAAGTGGAAAAGACTACTCTGCAAGCTAAGTCCAAG GAAACTCAAGAAGCTGAGATTAAGATGCTTAGGAAGAGTTTGGGTTTTAAAGCAACACCTATGCCCAGCTTTTATCAGGAGCCTGCACCACCTAAGGTGGAGCTAAAGAag ATACCCACAACAAGAGCCAAATCTCCCAAGCTAGGTAGAAGGAAGAGCTCATCCCCTGCAGATACTGAAGGAAACAATAGCCAGAGCTATCGACCAGGTCGGCTAAGTTTGGATGAGAAAGTATCTTCAAACATTCCCATCAAAGGACTTTCCCCCATCCATCCAAAGAAGCCACAGAGGAAGTCCCTTCCCAAACTGCCTTCTGAAAAGACCAAGTTATCCAGTGCAGATGACGAAAAAACTAAATTGCCTAAAGCATCAAATGAGGAAAATCCCACATTATctaatcaatcaaatgagggTTCATCTCCCACCCAAGAGCAGGAAGCTGTTTCAAAGAATGAGGAGAGTGAATTTCTCCCTGGAAAAGATGAGACAGCGGTTAAAGAGGAAGCTCAGGCCACGTTGGCAAAAGATCCAGTAGCATTGGTGGTTTGa
- the LOC133689029 gene encoding putative L-ascorbate peroxidase 6 isoform X1 → MASLTILSTTKPSSLLSSTSPQEFKFPAKSQRPFSSTVKFRALPFKACAFPSNNNDNGSDNRETDDCFSTRRSLFVCISTLPFLFGLHEFLEDLSAKALQSDTNTYMLIKEEVRKVVSKGKAAGVLRLVFHDAGTFEMDGNSGGMNGSIVYELERPENAGLKKSLKILDKAKGEVDAIQQVSWADMIAVAGAEAVSVCGGPTIPVQLGRLDSLEPDTEGKLPRESLDAPGLKQNFKRKGLSTQELVALSGAHTLGSKGFGSPFVFDNSYYKILLEKPWKSSGGMSSMIGLPSDHALVEDDECLRWIKKYADNQNMFFNDFKNAYIKLVNSGARWKSL, encoded by the exons ATGGCTTCTTTAACTATCCTCAGCACCACCAAACCCTCCTCACTTCTCTCCTCCACTTCTCCTCAAGAATTCAAATTTCCCGCCAAATCACAACGACCCTTTTCCTCAACTGTCAAATTTCGGGCCCTGCCCTTCAAAGCCTGCGCTTTTCCCTCCAACAACAATGATAACGGTTCTGATAATC GAGAAACAGATGATTGCTTTTCAACTAGAAGGAGTTTATTTGTCTGTATATCAACATTGCCTTTTCTATTTGGTTTGCATGAATTTCTGGAGGATCTTAGCGCTAAAGCATTGCA GTCGGATACAAACACGTATATGCTCATAAAGGAAGAAGTGAGGAAGGTAGTATCCAAAGGCAAGGCTGCTGGTGTACTTCGTCTTGTTTTTCATGATGCAGGAACCTTTGAAATGGATGGGAATTCAG GCGGGATGAATGGATCAATAGTTTATGAACTTGAAAGGCCTGAAAATGCTGGTTTAAAGAAATCACTGAAG ATTCTTGACAAAGCAAAGGGTGAAGTGGATGCAATACAACAAG TATCCTGGGCAGACATGATAGCTGTGGCGGGAGCAGAAGCAGTTTCAGTTTGTGGAGGTCCAACAATACCTGTTCAGTTAGGCAGACTAGATTCACT GGAGCCCGATACTGAAGGCAAACTTCCTCGAGAATCTTTGGATGCACCTGGTTTGAAGCAgaactttaaaagaaaaggcttaTC AACACAGGAACTTGTCGCGTTGTCTGGAGCGCATACTCTTGGAAGTAAAGGATTTGGAAGTCCgtttgtttttgacaattcttACTATAAAATTCTTCTAGAAAAGCCATGGAAATCTTCAG GTGGTATGTCAAGCATGATTGGTCTTCCTTCAGATCATGCTCTTGTTGAGGATGATGAATGTTTAAG ATGGATCAAAAAGTATGCTGACAATCAGAACATGTTCTTCAACGATTTTAAGAACGCATACATCAAACTTGTCAATTCTGGTGCAAGATGGAAAAGCTTGTAA
- the LOC133689029 gene encoding putative L-ascorbate peroxidase 6 isoform X3, with protein sequence MASLTILSTTKPSSLLSSTSPQEFKFPAKSQRPFSSTVKFRALPFKACAFPSNNNDNDDCFSTRRSLFVCISTLPFLFGLHEFLEDLSAKALQSDTNTYMLIKEEVRKVVSKGKAAGVLRLVFHDAGTFEMDGNSGGMNGSIVYELERPENAGLKKSLKILDKAKGEVDAIQQVSWADMIAVAGAEAVSVCGGPTIPVQLGRLDSLEPDTEGKLPRESLDAPGLKQNFKRKGLSTQELVALSGAHTLGSKGFGSPFVFDNSYYKILLEKPWKSSGGMSSMIGLPSDHALVEDDECLRWIKKYADNQNMFFNDFKNAYIKLVNSGARWKSL encoded by the exons ATGGCTTCTTTAACTATCCTCAGCACCACCAAACCCTCCTCACTTCTCTCCTCCACTTCTCCTCAAGAATTCAAATTTCCCGCCAAATCACAACGACCCTTTTCCTCAACTGTCAAATTTCGGGCCCTGCCCTTCAAAGCCTGCGCTTTTCCCTCCAACAACAATGATAACG ATGATTGCTTTTCAACTAGAAGGAGTTTATTTGTCTGTATATCAACATTGCCTTTTCTATTTGGTTTGCATGAATTTCTGGAGGATCTTAGCGCTAAAGCATTGCA GTCGGATACAAACACGTATATGCTCATAAAGGAAGAAGTGAGGAAGGTAGTATCCAAAGGCAAGGCTGCTGGTGTACTTCGTCTTGTTTTTCATGATGCAGGAACCTTTGAAATGGATGGGAATTCAG GCGGGATGAATGGATCAATAGTTTATGAACTTGAAAGGCCTGAAAATGCTGGTTTAAAGAAATCACTGAAG ATTCTTGACAAAGCAAAGGGTGAAGTGGATGCAATACAACAAG TATCCTGGGCAGACATGATAGCTGTGGCGGGAGCAGAAGCAGTTTCAGTTTGTGGAGGTCCAACAATACCTGTTCAGTTAGGCAGACTAGATTCACT GGAGCCCGATACTGAAGGCAAACTTCCTCGAGAATCTTTGGATGCACCTGGTTTGAAGCAgaactttaaaagaaaaggcttaTC AACACAGGAACTTGTCGCGTTGTCTGGAGCGCATACTCTTGGAAGTAAAGGATTTGGAAGTCCgtttgtttttgacaattcttACTATAAAATTCTTCTAGAAAAGCCATGGAAATCTTCAG GTGGTATGTCAAGCATGATTGGTCTTCCTTCAGATCATGCTCTTGTTGAGGATGATGAATGTTTAAG ATGGATCAAAAAGTATGCTGACAATCAGAACATGTTCTTCAACGATTTTAAGAACGCATACATCAAACTTGTCAATTCTGGTGCAAGATGGAAAAGCTTGTAA
- the LOC133689638 gene encoding protein WVD2-like 5 isoform X2, which yields MDSDNHLLPDGGLEAGHQNGGHQQSPAAGEDGVVSNNLNGSVGNTFKLDDGTTDNLSTGEEEDELKAYVGSNGLPVFKKGPGKRGTAKPSHLKNASATQVKKGKDGRDAEVQLTVSNGSVAVNSHLKQHLKSKSFNERQGQASKQSGTSDAGPPEGIVEKTKLKPLKKGPVDKAEADTDSTSSPTVEDAKPRKVGALPNYGFSFKCDERAEKRKEFYSKLEEKIHAKEVEKTTLQAKSKETQEAEIKMLRKSLGFKATPMPSFYQEPAPPKVELKKIPTTRAKSPKLGRRKSSSPADTEGNNSQSYRPGRLSLDEKVSSNIPIKGLSPIHPKKPQRKSLPKLPSEKTKLSSADDEKTKLPKASNEENPTLSNQSNEGSSPTQEQEAVSKNEESEFLPGKDETAVKEEAQATLAKDPVALVV from the exons ATGGATTCTGATAATCATCTTTTGCCTGATGGTGGGCTTGAGGCTGGCCATCAAAATGGTGGTCATCAGCAAAGTCCTGCTGCTGGAGAGGATGGTGttgtttcaaataatttaaatgggAGTGTGGGGAACACTTTTAAGCTTGATGATGGCACTACTGATAATTTATCTACCGGGGAAGAAGAGGATGAATTAAAGGCATACGTGGGAAGCAATGGACTGCCTGTTTTTAAG AAAGGTCCGGGAAAGAGGGGTACTGCAAAGCCCTCGCACCTGAAAAATGCCTCAGCCACTCAGGTGAAGAAAGGTAAGGATGGAAGAGATGCTGAGGTGCAACTCACTGTTTCAAATGGTTCTGTTGCTGTAAATTCACACTTAAAACAGCATTTGAAAAGTAAATCATTCAACGAGAGGCAGGGTCAGGCATCCAAG CAATCTGGGACGTCTGATGCAGGACCACCTGAAGGCATTGT GGAGAAGACGAAACTGAAACCTTTGAAAAAAGGGCCTGTTGATAAAGCTGAAGCAGATACAGACTCTACTTC AAGTCCCACTGTGGAAGATGCCAAACCTCGCAAGGTGGGTGCACTTCCAAATTATGGTTTCAGCTTTAAGTGTGATGAACGAGCTGAGAAAAGGAAGGAG TTCTATTCAAAGCTCGAGGAAAAGATTCATGCTAAGGAAGTGGAAAAGACTACTCTGCAAGCTAAGTCCAAG GAAACTCAAGAAGCTGAGATTAAGATGCTTAGGAAGAGTTTGGGTTTTAAAGCAACACCTATGCCCAGCTTTTATCAGGAGCCTGCACCACCTAAGGTGGAGCTAAAGAag ATACCCACAACAAGAGCCAAATCTCCCAAGCTAGGTAGAAGGAAGAGCTCATCCCCTGCAGATACTGAAGGAAACAATAGCCAGAGCTATCGACCAGGTCGGCTAAGTTTGGATGAGAAAGTATCTTCAAACATTCCCATCAAAGGACTTTCCCCCATCCATCCAAAGAAGCCACAGAGGAAGTCCCTTCCCAAACTGCCTTCTGAAAAGACCAAGTTATCCAGTGCAGATGACGAAAAAACTAAATTGCCTAAAGCATCAAATGAGGAAAATCCCACATTATctaatcaatcaaatgagggTTCATCTCCCACCCAAGAGCAGGAAGCTGTTTCAAAGAATGAGGAGAGTGAATTTCTCCCTGGAAAAGATGAGACAGCGGTTAAAGAGGAAGCTCAGGCCACGTTGGCAAAAGATCCAGTAGCATTGGTGGTTTGa